Genomic segment of Phycisphaerae bacterium:
CTCCGCAATCTGCCGCGCGATCGCCTCGCGCCCGGCACGCACGTGCTCACGCGTCAACCGCTCCGCATCCTCCGCCCGGCCGTCCTCGATCGCCTTCAAAATCGCCGCGTGCTCCTCGAACACCGCCTCCGGATCGCGGCTCGCCCGCACCACCTTGCCCAATACCCAATAGTTCTCAGCCAACCGCATCAGCATGCTGTTGCCCGATAGCTGGATCAGACGGCTGTGCAACTGTCGGTCCGCCAGACCCATCTCGTCCAGCCGCCCCGAACGCCCCAACTCGCACGCCGCGACCGCCAACGCCAGCAGCTCCCGCACCTGACCGCGCGTCACCCGGTCGCAGCACAGCCGCGCCGCCAGTCCCTCGTGCATCTCCCGCACGTGATACGCCTCGATCAGACGCTCGGCGCTCAACTCCGCCACGAAAACCCCCCGATTGTCGATCGTCTCGACCAGCCCGCACGATTGTAGCTCCAGCAACGCCTCCCGAACCACCCCCTGGGCCACCCCAAACTCCTCCGCCAACTGCATTTGCACCAGCTTCGAACCCGCCGGACGCGCCCCGCTCAGGATCGAATCCTGCAGCCGCTCGCGTATCCGATGACGGATCAC
This window contains:
- a CDS encoding GntR family transcriptional regulator — protein: MRVIQSQSGVCKQVIRHRIRERLQDSILSGARPAGSKLVQMQLAEEFGVAQGVVREALLELQSCGLVETIDNRGVFVAELSAERLIEAYHVREMHEGLAARLCCDRVTRGQVRELLALAVAACELGRSGRLDEMGLADRQLHSRLIQLSGNSMLMRLAENYWVLGKVVRASRDPEAVFEEHAAILKAIEDGRAEDAERLTREHVRAGREAIARQIAEGRFRPLWVRGGEDQKSDENG